In Acinonyx jubatus isolate Ajub_Pintada_27869175 chromosome A3, VMU_Ajub_asm_v1.0, whole genome shotgun sequence, a genomic segment contains:
- the CA3H2orf74 gene encoding uncharacterized protein C2orf74 homolog isoform X2, with the protein MSLLANPLAFEITAITFFILLLICFICILLLLVVFLYKCFQSKKDVQTEKRPRADGNGGEGCLAANVEANISRDQEKTLLTQIIDLNAPMRPGILVQRRSKEALITPLEEKENMEEEGEDIVREKQEPKNAEGNGQEDDDLQKPPIPVTRSQSAVENHRRPLKGVTFSREVIVVDLGKEYPKPQSYPLEHKERKLAQKSVGKRNVNLDEQ; encoded by the exons ATGAGTCTTCTGGCTAATCCTCTGGCCTTTGAAATCACCGCAATCACTTTCTTCATCCTCCTTCTAATTTGCTTCATTTGCATCCTCCTTTTATTGGTggtttttttatataaatg TTTCCAAAGCAAGAAAGATGTACAGACAGAAAAACGCCCTCGTGCAGATGGTAATGGAGGTGAAGGTTGTTTAGCTGCTAATGTGGAGGCGAACATTTCAAGAGACCAAGAAAA GACTCTCCTGACACAAATCATAGACTTGAACGCACCCATGAGGCCTGGCATTCTTGTCCAGAGACGGAGTAAAGAAGCGTTGATCACACccttagaagagaaagaaaacatggaagaagagggggaggacaTAGTAAGAGAGAAGCAAGAACCTAAGAATGCTGAAGGAAATGGTCAAGAG GATGATGATTTGCAAAAACCACCCATACCTGTCACCAGAAGTCAATCAGCTGTTGAAAACCACAGAAGACCTTTAAAAGGAGTGACATTTTCTAGGGAGGTAATTGTTGTGGACCTTGGGAAGGAATACCCGAAACCTCAAAGCTACCCTTTAgaacataaagagagaaaattagcTCAGAAAAGTGTGGGTAAACGAAATGTAAACTTAGATGAACAATGA
- the CA3H2orf74 gene encoding uncharacterized protein C2orf74 homolog isoform X3 produces the protein MRPGILVQRRSKEALITPLEEKENMEEEGEDIVREKQEPKNAEGNGQEDDDLQKPPIPVTRSQSAVENHRRPLKGVTFSRELRFTDDDAQAEASCGGYRLLPLPGCLALLGSPGREAHDAYIPGPQVQRLILLTLVELAELLLLSLFNDGGNTGHGFANNPIESWSDWKPHCLSLKRRAAGTVPPSALLVV, from the exons ATGAGGCCTGGCATTCTTGTCCAGAGACGGAGTAAAGAAGCGTTGATCACACccttagaagagaaagaaaacatggaagaagagggggaggacaTAGTAAGAGAGAAGCAAGAACCTAAGAATGCTGAAGGAAATGGTCAAGAG GATGATGATTTGCAAAAACCACCCATACCTGTCACCAGAAGTCAATCAGCTGTTGAAAACCACAGAAGACCTTTAAAAGGAGTGACATTTTCTAGGGAG ttGCGTTTTACTGACGACGATGCTCAGGCCGAGGCCTCATGCGGTGGGTACCGCCTCCTCCCACTGCCGGGCTGCTTGGCCTTGTTGGGTTCTCCGGGGCGGGAGGCTCATGACGCGTATATTCCTGGGCCGCAGGTGCAGAGGCTCATACTTCTCACCCTCGTAGAATTGGCTGAACTTCTTTTGCTGAGCCTGTTTAATGACGGTGGGAACACAGGCCATGGATTTGCAAACAATCCAATCGAATCTTGGAGCGATTGGAAGCCACATTGCCTGTCACTTAAGCGACGCGCAGCTGGGACAGTGCCTCCTTCAGCTCTTTTAGTTGTTTAA
- the CA3H2orf74 gene encoding uncharacterized protein C2orf74 homolog isoform X1 produces the protein MSLLANPLAFEITAITFFILLLICFICILLLLVVFLYKCFQSKKDVQTEKRPRADGNGGEGCLAANVEANISRDQEKTLLTQIIDLNAPMRPGILVQRRSKEALITPLEEKENMEEEGEDIVREKQEPKNAEGNGQEDDDLQKPPIPVTRSQSAVENHRRPLKGVTFSRELRFTDDDAQAEASCGGYRLLPLPGCLALLGSPGREAHDAYIPGPQVQRLILLTLVELAELLLLSLFNDGGNTGHGFANNPIESWSDWKPHCLSLKRRAAGTVPPSALLVV, from the exons ATGAGTCTTCTGGCTAATCCTCTGGCCTTTGAAATCACCGCAATCACTTTCTTCATCCTCCTTCTAATTTGCTTCATTTGCATCCTCCTTTTATTGGTggtttttttatataaatg TTTCCAAAGCAAGAAAGATGTACAGACAGAAAAACGCCCTCGTGCAGATGGTAATGGAGGTGAAGGTTGTTTAGCTGCTAATGTGGAGGCGAACATTTCAAGAGACCAAGAAAA GACTCTCCTGACACAAATCATAGACTTGAACGCACCCATGAGGCCTGGCATTCTTGTCCAGAGACGGAGTAAAGAAGCGTTGATCACACccttagaagagaaagaaaacatggaagaagagggggaggacaTAGTAAGAGAGAAGCAAGAACCTAAGAATGCTGAAGGAAATGGTCAAGAG GATGATGATTTGCAAAAACCACCCATACCTGTCACCAGAAGTCAATCAGCTGTTGAAAACCACAGAAGACCTTTAAAAGGAGTGACATTTTCTAGGGAG ttGCGTTTTACTGACGACGATGCTCAGGCCGAGGCCTCATGCGGTGGGTACCGCCTCCTCCCACTGCCGGGCTGCTTGGCCTTGTTGGGTTCTCCGGGGCGGGAGGCTCATGACGCGTATATTCCTGGGCCGCAGGTGCAGAGGCTCATACTTCTCACCCTCGTAGAATTGGCTGAACTTCTTTTGCTGAGCCTGTTTAATGACGGTGGGAACACAGGCCATGGATTTGCAAACAATCCAATCGAATCTTGGAGCGATTGGAAGCCACATTGCCTGTCACTTAAGCGACGCGCAGCTGGGACAGTGCCTCCTTCAGCTCTTTTAGTTGTTTAA